The following DNA comes from Acipenser ruthenus chromosome 58, fAciRut3.2 maternal haplotype, whole genome shotgun sequence.
TCACTACATTGATTTCTTTTTTGTGAGTCCGTTGGTGGATTTTCAAGGAACTTAAAACAGGTGAATCTCATCCCACGTTCTGTACAGTGATGAAGTGTCTCTCATGCATGACTGcactggtgtcttttaaggtttgATAAACAACTGAATCTCCTCCCAcactcagagcagtgatacggtttctctcctgtatgaatgcgctggtgtgtttGAAGACTTTCTAATCGtgtgaagctcttcccacactccgtgcagtgataaggtttctctcccgtgtgaacacgctggtggattttaagattttgtaactgcgtgaaactcctcccacactcagtgcagtgatgaggtttatcacctgtgtgaacgcgctggtggattttaagctgTGATAAACGACTGAATGTCTTCCCACACTCAgcgcagtgataaggtttctctcctgtgtgaacacgctggtggattttaaAATTTTGTAATTgcgtgaaactcctcccacactcagtgcagtgatgaggtttatctcctgtgtgaacgcgctggtggattttaagctgGGCTACACGAATGAATGTCTTCCCACACTcaaaacagtgatacggtttctctcctgtgtgaatgcggtGGTGGATTTTAAGATGTGATaaacgactgaaactcttcccacaatcagcacagggaaACCGAGTCCCTCCAGTGTGATTCCCTTTAGCAGCTAGAGaaaagaagagagaagagagaccaaggttattgtacagcattcttacacattcactcttctgcagggcttcccctCATAACCATGACCATCTCCTAGAGTGAACTCCgatgagaatacagtcaaacctgcttaatatcactcctgttaataccagcctccttttattatcatcacattgaaatttGCCATGCAGAATATAATGGGTGTCAATAAGGACAAATGCTTGAGAATATCCCTTTGATTATTAACACAGTccagttaatatcactcacatgtaCCAGTCACTGATTTCCACACCCCACTTAATATCGCTTTGAGGAATAAAAGTATAAGAtcaggtttacatgcaagtgctgtattgaaatgtttcttctgatgACACTTAGCAAcctgactggatttggcatcacccattgatgagacatgtgatcccagcaccactataaatctgtgggagcagcacaactgcaaacagtctaccagaaacagggacatgcaaagatctaacagcatttgaaagaggcatgatagtgggtgcacatCTAGCAGATGCCACAGCAGCAAGGGCAGGTATGTTGCAACTTGAAGGGCATTGACATAGTGGTTGAAATTACCAGAAATTCAATCTTCAGTGCACCTCTACAGTTTAGACATTAATTTCTGCAAGGTTAACAGGCAGCtcaatgttgcttgttttgtataattacctctaaatcccagttcacattcaggtggacaatcatcacacaggctggatcccagtgtgttgttctcctcaagtgtacagacattattttcagtaggaacctcctctgcgatggggacgcaatcctgttctatgaattcctctttaataggaacacattcgagtcgagggacctcttcatctttaacacatgtcagctctgtaacctgctttagacttgcacaccactcctggtcaaaggactcctcttgtgtgtaaactgcttctatccttggcccctcctgtgcttcagatttaggtacagcatggctctctttgggatctgtgtgaaagaaaattgtacaaaattataactctTACTAACTAGCCaggttcctctacaaagccagACCCTTGTCAGAATTATACTGAGAGATGTCATTGGATCATTCCAGTGGAACAATTTATAAGGAgctgttttaaatattatatatatatatatatatatatatatatatatatatatatatatatatatatatatatatatatatacatacacacacacactgatatagTGTGCCCAGTTGCATTACACTGAGCTGGGAATGAGGTTGGATCCAGCGTATTTGTGGGAGAGGGGTGATCATTGCCTCAAGTTGAagctgaaatatattttttaaataaaaaaataaagaacattacACCCCCACCCACATTTCcatgttttatgtttgtgttgAACCACATACACACAACTGTGATCAACCTTCTGTGTTACTTGCCTTGAAGCAGGGATTATATGAAGAGTTGCACACCAAAAAACGTGATAAAAACACCAATCCCACACATTTCCAACTATACCTGTCAATTTACTCCTGAAGGGTAGCCTTTTCACTGACCGCATTTTGACTGAAAACGTGTACG
Coding sequences within:
- the LOC117971052 gene encoding zinc finger protein 300-like, encoding MDVSVSVSFLQDELASTIEHAVKAAVDTVLCQITKVVGGKFTEFRMEMAGKEKENESLKLRLEISESELKAVRECMNAADADIKQPLRNMNPDCNEQDFQRIENQGLFQDPKESHAVPKSEAQEGPRIEAVYTQEESFDQEWCASLKQVTELTCVKDEEVPRLECVPIKEEFIEQDCVPIAEEVPTENNVCTLEENNTLGSSLCDDCPPECELGFRAAKGNHTGGTRFPCADCGKSFSRLSHLKIHHRIHTGEKPYHCFECGKTFIRVAQLKIHQRVHTGDKPHHCTECGRSFTQLQNFKIHQRVHTGEKPYHCAECGKTFSRLSQLKIHQRVHTGDKPHHCTECGRSFTQLQNLKIHQRVHTGEKPYHCTECGKSFTRLESLQTHQRIHTGEKPYHCSECGRRFSCLSNLKRHQCSHA